The Prevotella herbatica genome contains the following window.
GTAACATGATGGCATATCTCTTCATAGACGGTAAGTTTGACCGTATCGTCACGTCGGATCCAGACAGCAGCTATAAGATAAGCTATGACGGCAGAAATGGAAATGCGTCTTTAGTGGCCATAGGCAGTTCGGATAAAGACAGTGCTCAGATATTCACTCCCGCAGTAGGATCAGACATGAATTCCATATCTGTAAGCGTAAAGCGCGATCCTATCACGGGAGAATATATACTTCCGTCTTCACTATATTATGGCACTTATGCCATCAGCTCTCAGTCAGCAGGTATGAGTGCAGTATATGGTAATATTGTGATGAAGAAGAAACCAGCAACGGTTCATGTCGTTATCAGGCAGCTCAAGGAATTTTTCGGAGACAGGGATTATAAGGTCGTCCTGTCAGGATTCCGCAGTACCATGACCTTTGCAGGACAGATAACTGGAGATTCAATAGAATACTCCCCGTCAGCAGTCTTTGATACATCTAATCAACTGGTGACAAGTAGCATCAATACTTTTCCAACAATGCAGAATGAATACGTGACAGTATCCGTGTTCAGTAATCCTGACGGCTCAGGCAAGTCCCGCTCTTCAATGACGCAGCTTATCTGGAGTACCAACCGTGACAGTTATGGCAACAGGGTAACTCTGAATTCGGGTGACGATAAGGTTATCATCGTTGACTGCAGCAGCAAGCAGCTGATTTTAAATGTTATGCCTTGGAGTGAGTACTTACAGCATGTTGTAATACCGTAAATTTTAGATTATGCATGATACAATTATGATTAGAAGAATATCATATTTACTATATATATTATTTACATTGGCATTCGTATCTTCTTGTAACACGATGGACGACATGCTTGATGAAAACAAGGATGCTGCTACGCTGACAGTAAAGATAGCGCAGCAGGATCCTACGACAGTCACGCGTGCAATCAGTGACGCCATAGAAAATGTGAATGTACTTGTCTTTGATGCACAGGGGCATTTAGTAGGTAGTGCGTATGCATCAAGCAATCCTACAGCCGTATCCGTTTCTGCCAGAGTAAGCAACGGTTGTACAGTCTGTGCCATCGCCAACACTGGCAGCAGTTCCTATTTTGACGGTATCAGTACACTTACAGAACTTCAGGCAAAGGTTACTCCAGCCTTGGCATCAGCGGATGCACTTGGAGCAAAGAGCAATGAAATATTATATGGTACGATTCCTGGTGTAACGCTGAGTAGCGGAACAAATACTCAGACCGTTATTTTAAGCCGATTATATAGTAAGTATACATTTACAATAACCCCTTCAAGTGATATTGCAATAACCAGTTATCAGCTTTGCAATGTACCCAATGAATGCTATATAGCGTCAGGGAATACATCAAATCCAACAACTGGATTTGCAGGATTGAATTTTAGTGCAGTTGCAACTCCTGTTTATGCGGGTACTGTAGTCAATGCAGGACCATATTATATCTATGAGAATCTAGCTGGCACAGCTTCTGCTTCCAATACAGCAGAATTAAGAACTGCAGCTAATGCACCGAGCGGTTCTTCATATTTACTGATAACTGCAGGAGGAACAGGATATAATGCTGGATGGACATCTACATATAGAGTATATCTTGGAGGAGTAACAAATGCAACAAGTCCTGTTTTGGATTATACCAACTTCAATGTAAATAGAAATTTTAATTATCAATGCAATATTGCAATCTTTGGCAGTGGTGCTAATGATGCAAGGGTTACTTATCAAAGTCAAGGTACTCGTGCTAATGCAGTAACAGGTACAGCTACTCCTGGTACTTATCTCTATAGTGATGGCACAACAGGTACGTCAGGTACACCACCTGCTGGTACAACAGTAGTTGGTATCGTGTTCTCTAATCAGTTAAGCTCAGCCGAATACAGTAAAGGTTATACCCATGGCTATGCACTAGCTCTAAAAGATGCGAGTACAGGAACTTCTTGGGGTCCTTATGGAGTTGATGCAGGATTAACCAAAGTTACAACCTTTGCCGGTTATTATAATGATATAACTGCAGGTTATTATGGCACCTTTACGAAAGGTTACAATAAAAGTAATAGCAGCTATCCCGCATGGAAGGCAGCTAATAATTATAATGTGGATGTATCTGGTTTTAAAAATAGTGGTTGGTATCTTCCAAGTATAGGTCAATGGTGGGATGTTTGTGCTAATCTTGGTAAGGTAGACTTGACCAGTATGCAGGCAAGTTCGTCTAGTTATGGTAACGTTTATAGTACTGGTACAGCAACCACGAATGTAAATGCAGCTATAAACGCAGCTGTTGGTGGGCAAGCATTAACTTCAAGCTATTATTGGTCTGCGTCGGAGTGGTCTCCTGGCAACGCTCCGCGCGTTCACTTCTACAGTTCGGGCGTCGCCTTGGACTACCGCAGTAAGGACGGTACGGACTACTATGTGCGTGCAGTTCTTGCTTTTTAACTATTTATCTATTTAATAATTTATCTATTTTAAAAATATATATTATGTGTATAGAGCATCTTAAATACCGCCTGTGGCGGTCGCAAATATTAAAAAAGAGTAGCCATGGCATTATCTTATGACTTACCGATCTATCGTGATACAATGAAGTTATTGAGTTTAACAATAGAAAAGGCTAAATGTTATCCACGCTTCTACCGCTATACGGTTGGCGAAAAAATGGTGAATATCAATCTGGAACTATTGTCTCTGATATATAGAGCAAACAGCAGTTACGAAAAAAGCATGATGTTTAAACTTCTAAATAAAATATAATAACAATGCTTAATCGCATTGGATCAAAAAGAAAACTCAATTCTACGATGTCCCTGGTGACTCGTTCATGTGAAGAGTAGGTTCGTGAGAATCGAAGGACGTCTAAACAATTATCACTATAAATAATTAATGGATAGTTAGTTCTATTCATTTTCTTCGAAGGCCATTTAGTCTAAGAAGAGTACATCCTAGTGGGGATGTATTGGAGAGCCTTCACACGCGAGTGTGGGGGCTCTTTTTTTTTAAGAGCCCGCAGATTCCCTTATTTTTCCTTTTATTTTTTCCTTTTTGTTTTATTGCTCGTTCTTTGTATATGTGAACGGCATTATCTCCCGCAGATCTCGCAGATTTACGCAGACAAATGGCCAACAGCTTTAACTACATTTCCCCGCAGATTTATTGCTTCAACTTAAACGGCATTGTCTCTCGCAGATAGCGCAGAGGAATGCAGCAAGCTGCATTATTTCGCAGAGAAAGACAGTTAGTGTAGTTTTTGGTTTGTCTGCGTAAATCTGCGAGATCTGCGAGAGAATCGGCCGTTTACACATACAAAGGAAAAATAATATAATAAATTAATGGAAACAACAATAACGGCCGTTCACGCGTTTCTCGCGGAAATAAAATTCAGAAACCAAGGAAAAACGGTCTCTATTGCTCACGTATTTTCGGAAAGCTGGCATGAAACACACCTAAAGGTGTCAGGAAAAGCCAGCAGAAAAGTTCCCGTTAAGTTATCTGCAAAGAAAGCTCATTAAGGAGTATTACTCAATAGAATTTCTCAAAGGAATTTCTTGTAGTTTTTCTTGGCACCTTTAGGTGCGTTTCCTGTAGGCGTTTTTTGAAACTCAAGCGAATAATGCAAGCGAATTTTTTGATAAAGAATTTCGGCTGCACTCAACATAGTTCAAGTAAACTTGACTCTGTATTCACTGGCACGAAATTTCTTCTCTGAAGAAGTTTTCTCGCCATGGCAAAATAAACAAGCTTCCTCTGCGCATGACTTAGCGAAAACTTTCCTTCGTTTCTGCATTTTATTTCCGCGAGAAACGCGTGAACGGCCGTTTGAACACATAAGGAAAGAGCAAGCAAAAAGAACGGAAAGAACTAGGAAAGAAGCATAAAACAAAAAGGGAAGAGTAACGTAAGAGCAAGGAGAGAAGGAGCAAACAACATGAAAGACAGTATCTACCCAGTATCGTATCTGTCTTTGTCAGCGAGATCTGCGGCATCTGCTTTAGCAGATCCATTTGCCCAACCTGTCTTTTGTCTGCGTAAATCTGCGAGATCTGCGGGAGAATCGGCCGTTCACACATGCAAAAAATAATATGATTCATTTATTCTAACTTTATCTGCGTAATCTGCGGGAGAACAGCAGATTATATTACAGTTTAGAATATGTGGAAGAGCAAGCAAACAAGAAAAATATACCATATAGTAACTATATGGTATGTATTATATTTTCGCTAATGAGCAAACAAAGATAGTAAAGTGGCTAAAAGTGTTAAAGTATCACAAAGTTAGTCTGTTTAATGTAGGTTTGCGTGATTAATACATACAAAAAAAATAAATATTTATTGGATATATATTGTTTGATATTTTGATATGTAAATATATATTTATACCTTTGTGATACAGAAGAATATATTCTGTATGGGAACCAGTATGCCTGCCTCATGTGTGAACGACTCAATAAGTTTGATGTGGCAACGTGTGCGA
Protein-coding sequences here:
- a CDS encoding DUF4906 domain-containing protein, with translation MIRRISYLLYILFTLAFVSSCNTMDDMLDENKDAATLTVKIAQQDPTTVTRAISDAIENVNVLVFDAQGHLVGSAYASSNPTAVSVSARVSNGCTVCAIANTGSSSYFDGISTLTELQAKVTPALASADALGAKSNEILYGTIPGVTLSSGTNTQTVILSRLYSKYTFTITPSSDIAITSYQLCNVPNECYIASGNTSNPTTGFAGLNFSAVATPVYAGTVVNAGPYYIYENLAGTASASNTAELRTAANAPSGSSYLLITAGGTGYNAGWTSTYRVYLGGVTNATSPVLDYTNFNVNRNFNYQCNIAIFGSGANDARVTYQSQGTRANAVTGTATPGTYLYSDGTTGTSGTPPAGTTVVGIVFSNQLSSAEYSKGYTHGYALALKDASTGTSWGPYGVDAGLTKVTTFAGYYNDITAGYYGTFTKGYNKSNSSYPAWKAANNYNVDVSGFKNSGWYLPSIGQWWDVCANLGKVDLTSMQASSSSYGNVYSTGTATTNVNAAINAAVGGQALTSSYYWSASEWSPGNAPRVHFYSSGVALDYRSKDGTDYYVRAVLAF
- a CDS encoding four helix bundle protein; its protein translation is MALSYDLPIYRDTMKLLSLTIEKAKCYPRFYRYTVGEKMVNINLELLSLIYRANSSYEKSMMFKLLNKI
- a CDS encoding FimB/Mfa2 family fimbrial subunit: MKLRYYHHLLLLPLLSLLASCINDDYSDCVQCSVIVSQTDSVGNALTAKVKGNMMAYLFIDGKFDRIVTSDPDSSYKISYDGRNGNASLVAIGSSDKDSAQIFTPAVGSDMNSISVSVKRDPITGEYILPSSLYYGTYAISSQSAGMSAVYGNIVMKKKPATVHVVIRQLKEFFGDRDYKVVLSGFRSTMTFAGQITGDSIEYSPSAVFDTSNQLVTSSINTFPTMQNEYVTVSVFSNPDGSGKSRSSMTQLIWSTNRDSYGNRVTLNSGDDKVIIVDCSSKQLILNVMPWSEYLQHVVIP